TTCATTTAATATAGATTGCAATTCAGTCAACGTGTCTTTAACGCTTTGTATATTTTCTACATGTTCATAAAAATCCACACGCCACTCGACAATATCGGGATTTAATTCTTGTAAGAAGGACGCTTCTTCAACAAGTTCTTCTGTTGTTTTTCCGACCATTGACACACAAATTTTCGGAGTGCCTTCACCGATTTTAATATTTTTCACTTTAATGATGTTTTTCAAAATGGCCTCCTCAATATGCAATTCTACCTGCAGTTTTTTTTTAATATGACATCACTTGATGCCAGAATGCAGAAGTTAGATTTTTTAACGTTCACTCTGTTCCCACGTATGCTTTAACGACTCGACGATATAATTGGCAACACCTTCAATTTCCCGGTTATCTGTTTCTATTCGCCAATGGTGGTGTGAATAAATGTCCCGTCTCGTATAAAACAGCTCCTCTATGTCTTCGATAGATCGATCTTTTAATACAGGGCGACTATCAATAAGCATATGGATTCTTTCCTTCCAAACATCCCAAGAGACATCTAAGTAAAAAACAAGACAATTTTTTAAACAAGCTTCTCTCACATCTTCTTGTAAAAACGCGCCACCACCTAATGAAAGAACGTTTAGCTTTTTCTCTGAAAAATTAATGATCACTTCTTTTTCTTTTTCACGAAAGACCTTCTCACCCATTTTTTGAAAAATATCTGTAGTAGGCATACCAAATTCTTTTTCAATTTCTTTATCTATATCTATAAAAGGACGAGACAGTTTTTCAGCTACTAACTGTCCAATTGTCGTTTTTCCCACTCCCATAAAACCAATGAGCACGATGCTTTTGTCTCTTAATCCAGCCTCCACTCTTTCCATTCAACTTCCCCCTAAAAATCTCTTCCCTATTAGTTTAAATAATAGCTTAACTTTATTTTTAATACTAGCATATCTTGTGATTTCAGGTACACCGTCAGAATAGGATTCCTCTAGGATCTGCTGAACAACTTCATCTTCGACCGGAGAGGTATTGCTTGTATAGCTTTTATCCGTAGGTATCACCACGACATCGGTTCGACGTAACCTTGTCATGTCTTACTAGTCCAGAGACCTCCTCACCTTTACTTTGCGGGAGCTCATTCGTTTCCTTTTCCGCTCTGCGACACCTCTTAAGTTAGAACCTTTCAACGAGTATGAGGGGCAAGGATTTTCACCGTTATAGTTGAATGTTTTTTCCTCTGATTTTAGTCATTGTGACCATATCAAGGCCTACAGGTTCAGTAAGCCCACTCTAAGATCTTTATTTTTAAATATAAAAAAGGAGCTGCCTGGAAAGACAGCTCCCT
The DNA window shown above is from Salipaludibacillus agaradhaerens and carries:
- a CDS encoding shikimate kinase; translated protein: MERVEAGLRDKSIVLIGFMGVGKTTIGQLVAEKLSRPFIDIDKEIEKEFGMPTTDIFQKMGEKVFREKEKEVIINFSEKKLNVLSLGGGAFLQEDVREACLKNCLVFYLDVSWDVWKERIHMLIDSRPVLKDRSIEDIEELFYTRRDIYSHHHWRIETDNREIEGVANYIVESLKHTWEQSER